In one Pseudomonas sp. MM211 genomic region, the following are encoded:
- a CDS encoding FecR family protein — MTDSPGNTDDLLEQAADWHLRLSETPDARTDFERWLTQSPEHRHAWQQIERVWGGIAQLRETPTQSARPASALQTRRKRRWLPAALAAGIAALAILTYPQAALHWQADYITAAGETRTVTLADGSQVTLGPRSALRSDYRSERRDLQLLAGQAFFDVQRDVDRPFVVQAGSSEVRVLGTAFEVDLGERYLEVAVQRGLVRVSSQLDGASSEDDLRPGEALRQNRLSGTLQHLRLDSERVAAWRHGQLFVENASVGEILEQMRRYTPGWIVLADPALAQRRLSGIYDMRDPDRALGALAQSLSVPSRRMTPWIRVLGTP; from the coding sequence GTGACTGACTCCCCGGGCAACACGGATGACCTGCTCGAACAGGCCGCCGACTGGCACCTGCGCCTCAGCGAAACGCCAGACGCACGAACGGATTTCGAGCGCTGGCTGACGCAGAGCCCGGAGCATCGCCATGCTTGGCAACAGATCGAACGGGTATGGGGTGGCATCGCTCAACTGCGCGAAACCCCGACGCAAAGCGCTCGCCCTGCCAGCGCCCTGCAGACGCGACGCAAACGCCGCTGGCTGCCCGCAGCACTAGCGGCCGGTATCGCGGCGCTGGCGATCCTCACATACCCCCAGGCCGCCTTGCACTGGCAGGCGGACTACATCACCGCCGCAGGGGAAACTCGCACAGTGACCCTGGCCGACGGCTCACAGGTCACGCTTGGCCCGCGCAGTGCCCTGCGCAGCGATTACCGTAGCGAGCGCCGTGACCTGCAGCTACTGGCCGGCCAGGCGTTCTTCGATGTGCAGCGTGATGTCGACCGGCCCTTCGTGGTTCAGGCCGGCAGCAGCGAAGTGCGGGTACTCGGCACCGCGTTCGAAGTCGACCTGGGCGAACGTTATCTGGAGGTTGCCGTACAACGCGGCTTGGTGCGCGTAAGCAGCCAGCTCGATGGCGCCAGCAGCGAGGATGACCTGCGCCCCGGCGAAGCCCTGCGTCAGAACCGGCTCAGCGGCACCCTGCAGCATCTGCGTCTCGACAGTGAGCGCGTGGCCGCCTGGCGGCACGGCCAGTTGTTCGTGGAGAACGCCAGCGTTGGCGAAATCCTCGAACAGATGCGCCGCTATACCCCGGGCTGGATCGTGCTCGCCGACCCGGCTCTGGCGCAGCGCCGTCTCAGTGGCATCTACGACATGCGCGACCCGGATCGCGCCCTCGGCGCTTTGGCTCAATCGCTATCGGTACCCAGCCGGCGCATGACACCCTGGATTCGGGTGCTGGGAACGCCTTGA
- a CDS encoding FecCD family ABC transporter permease, producing the protein MHDSFTAQELAAAYGRVLHKRLLICAALLVAVFISLVLDIAIGSTLFSPGEVLGALFTPQTVDIDTLVIVRELRLPFALMAVLVGVALSLAGAEMQTVLGNPLADPFTLGLSSAASLGAALAIVLNLGIPGVPDSALVTLNAFFFAFASVLLLQGVARLAGGVQTLLLFGIALVFCYNALVALLQYIASPDALQQLVFWSLGSLTRSSWPAVQTLALVVLLTIPFSLRAAWPMTALRLGEERALTLGIDVGRLRFGSLLRISLLAATAVAFVGTIGFIGLVGPHIARLLIGEDHRFFLPVSALVGALVMSLASIASKLVIPGVILPVGIVTALIGVPLFMTLLLRQGRRP; encoded by the coding sequence ATGCACGACTCTTTCACGGCCCAGGAGCTGGCCGCGGCATACGGGCGGGTGCTGCACAAGCGTCTGCTGATCTGCGCGGCACTGCTGGTGGCGGTGTTCATCAGCCTGGTGCTGGATATCGCCATCGGCTCCACGCTGTTTTCGCCAGGTGAAGTGCTGGGCGCGCTGTTCACACCCCAGACGGTGGATATCGATACGTTGGTGATCGTCCGCGAGCTGCGCCTGCCCTTCGCGCTGATGGCGGTGCTGGTCGGCGTGGCGCTGTCGCTGGCCGGTGCGGAGATGCAGACGGTGCTGGGTAACCCCCTGGCTGACCCCTTCACGCTCGGCCTGTCTTCCGCCGCTTCGCTGGGTGCGGCACTGGCCATCGTCCTCAACCTGGGCATTCCCGGTGTACCGGACAGCGCCCTGGTGACCCTGAACGCCTTCTTCTTCGCCTTCGCCTCGGTGCTCCTGTTGCAGGGCGTCGCGCGCTTGGCCGGCGGCGTGCAGACCCTGCTGCTGTTCGGCATCGCCCTGGTGTTCTGCTACAACGCGCTGGTCGCCCTGTTGCAATACATCGCCTCACCCGATGCCTTGCAGCAACTGGTGTTCTGGAGCCTTGGCAGCCTGACCCGTTCCAGCTGGCCTGCCGTGCAGACCCTGGCGCTGGTGGTGCTACTGACCATTCCCTTCAGCCTGCGCGCCGCCTGGCCGATGACTGCTTTGCGTCTTGGCGAAGAACGCGCGCTGACTCTCGGTATCGATGTCGGCCGACTGCGCTTCGGCTCGCTGCTGCGCATCAGCCTGCTGGCCGCCACGGCGGTAGCCTTCGTCGGCACCATCGGTTTCATCGGCTTGGTCGGCCCGCATATCGCACGCCTGCTGATCGGCGAGGATCACCGCTTCTTCCTGCCGGTCAGCGCCCTGGTCGGTGCGCTGGTGATGTCCCTCGCCTCGATCGCCAGCAAACTGGTGATTCCTGGCGTCATCCTGCCGGTGGGCATCGTTACCGCCCTGATCGGCGTGCCGCTGTTCATGACGCTGCTGCTGCGCCAGGGGCGGCGCCCATGA
- a CDS encoding sigma-70 family RNA polymerase sigma factor yields MNDSAEKLDIFLSCRRALVNYAAQITQDRDRAEDVVQEAYLRLHPLQRPELQAIEQPVAYLYRIVRNLALDMRLSEAREQRRHAMPPDWLLPTLAASPEEACLHSDELEQLSSALADLPEQSRRALEMHRLGGKTLAQIAEQLGVSLATAHRLVRDALVRLARALPGDDAREQQRD; encoded by the coding sequence ATGAACGATTCGGCCGAGAAGCTGGATATCTTCCTGTCCTGCCGCAGGGCACTGGTCAACTATGCGGCGCAGATCACCCAGGATCGGGATCGTGCCGAGGATGTCGTTCAGGAAGCCTATCTGCGCCTGCATCCCCTGCAGCGCCCCGAACTGCAAGCCATCGAACAACCCGTCGCCTACCTCTATCGCATCGTGCGCAACCTTGCCCTCGACATGCGCCTGAGCGAGGCTCGCGAACAGCGGCGCCACGCCATGCCACCTGACTGGCTGCTGCCGACCTTGGCCGCCAGCCCTGAAGAAGCGTGCCTGCACAGCGACGAACTGGAGCAGCTGTCCAGTGCTCTGGCGGATCTGCCGGAGCAAAGCCGTCGCGCTCTGGAGATGCATCGTCTGGGCGGCAAAACCCTGGCGCAGATCGCCGAACAGCTGGGCGTATCACTGGCCACGGCTCATCGTCTGGTGCGCGATGCACTGGTACGCCTGGCCCGCGCCTTGCCCGGTGATGACGCGCGGGAACAGCAGCGTGACTGA
- a CDS encoding TonB-dependent siderophore receptor, with amino-acid sequence MKDDSMLVPRLRFSPRLVLRLGIGCFAAPGLLLGSPLAMAQSTVQASGSSEDQQPHTFSITSQPLASALSAFGSQRGIQVSFDARLAEGLSAPAVQGNYSERQALTLLLQGSGLGWTLTPERTLLLFAQDNSGSLALAPSTISAAGEIEYADGPVSGYRATRSATGSKTDSALRDIPQSIQVVPRQVLEDQQLNQLADALVNVSSVQRGNSHGGSTESFVVRGFHSRTYAVDGMLMNPLVSRPEVISDLVNVERVEVLKGPASVLYGQGDPGGLINLVTRKPTFTPETRIKAQAGSEDFYRLEVNASGPLDEAKTLAGRIAIAGQTESSFRDTFRDNRHTYISPTLRWEPSEYTRVDGGLEYTNQTSQFDRGVIPQDGRISMKPERFLHEPWSTTTPKRSLPGGVSSMTSMTG; translated from the coding sequence ATGAAGGACGACAGCATGCTGGTGCCGCGTTTGCGCTTTTCTCCCCGACTCGTCTTGCGTCTCGGCATCGGCTGCTTCGCCGCCCCCGGCCTGCTACTCGGCTCACCTCTGGCCATGGCACAGAGCACGGTGCAGGCGTCAGGCAGCAGCGAAGATCAACAACCCCACACCTTCTCCATCACCAGCCAACCACTGGCCTCGGCACTCAGCGCTTTCGGCAGCCAGCGCGGCATCCAGGTCAGTTTCGACGCGCGCCTTGCCGAAGGCCTGAGCGCTCCCGCGGTGCAGGGCAACTACAGCGAGCGACAGGCACTCACCCTGCTCCTACAAGGCTCCGGCCTGGGCTGGACGCTGACCCCGGAGCGCACGCTGTTGCTGTTCGCGCAGGACAACAGCGGCTCACTCGCCCTGGCGCCATCGACCATCAGCGCCGCCGGTGAGATCGAGTATGCCGATGGTCCGGTCAGCGGTTACCGCGCCACCCGCAGCGCCACTGGCAGCAAGACCGACAGCGCCCTGCGCGACATTCCACAGTCCATTCAGGTGGTGCCACGCCAGGTTCTTGAGGATCAGCAGCTCAACCAGTTGGCTGACGCCCTGGTCAACGTCAGCAGCGTGCAGCGCGGCAACTCCCACGGTGGCTCCACCGAGAGCTTCGTGGTGCGTGGTTTCCACTCTCGTACCTACGCGGTCGACGGCATGCTGATGAACCCGCTGGTATCGCGCCCTGAAGTAATCAGCGATCTGGTCAACGTCGAGCGCGTGGAAGTGCTCAAGGGCCCGGCCTCGGTACTTTACGGCCAGGGCGACCCCGGCGGACTGATCAACCTGGTGACCCGCAAACCGACCTTCACGCCGGAGACCCGGATCAAGGCCCAGGCCGGCAGCGAAGACTTCTATCGCCTGGAGGTCAACGCCAGCGGCCCGCTGGACGAAGCGAAAACCCTGGCCGGGCGGATCGCCATTGCCGGGCAGACCGAAAGCAGCTTCCGCGATACCTTTCGCGACAACCGCCACACCTACATTTCCCCCACGTTGCGCTGGGAGCCGTCCGAATACACGCGGGTCGATGGCGGCCTGGAATACACCAACCAGACCAGCCAGTTCGACCGCGGCGTGATCCCGCAAGACGGCCGCATCAGCATGAAGCCGGAGCGCTTCCTGCACGAGCCCTGGTCCACGACGACGCCAAAAAGGTCGCTGCCTGGTGGCGTGTCGAGCATGACGTCAATGACTGGCTGA
- a CDS encoding NADPH-dependent FMN reductase, producing MSKTYNVAVLVGSLRKASINRKLALALADLAPQNLSLKIVEIGDLPLYNEDIDVDPAPAAYSSFRAQVKAADAVLFITPEYNRSIPAPLKNAVDVGSRPYGQSVFSGKPAGVVSASPGAVGGFGANHQLRQALVFLDMPLLQQPEAYLGGAGNFFDESGKLSDGIKPFLQTFIDTYAAWVEKTAKG from the coding sequence ATGAGCAAGACCTATAACGTGGCCGTATTGGTCGGCAGCCTGCGCAAGGCATCTATCAATCGCAAACTCGCCCTGGCGCTGGCCGATCTGGCACCGCAGAACCTGAGCTTGAAAATCGTCGAAATAGGTGATCTTCCGCTATACAACGAAGACATCGACGTCGATCCGGCACCGGCTGCCTACAGCAGCTTTCGCGCCCAAGTGAAAGCGGCAGACGCCGTGCTGTTCATCACTCCGGAATACAACCGCTCGATCCCCGCCCCTCTCAAGAATGCCGTTGACGTGGGCTCGCGCCCCTACGGCCAGAGCGTATTCAGCGGCAAGCCAGCTGGCGTGGTCAGCGCCTCGCCGGGTGCCGTCGGCGGTTTCGGCGCCAACCACCAACTGCGCCAGGCGCTGGTGTTTCTCGACATGCCGCTGCTGCAACAGCCGGAAGCCTACCTGGGCGGCGCCGGTAATTTCTTCGATGAAAGCGGCAAGCTGAGCGACGGCATCAAGCCGTTCCTGCAGACATTCATCGACACCTATGCCGCCTGGGTCGAGAAGACCGCCAAAGGCTGA
- a CDS encoding mandelate racemase family protein — protein sequence MKITQVNVEVFTYPTRRSVDAAGHAHPGEESLAKMALLRIATEDGTEGYAFGAPELIRPHIIDSFVRKVLIGQNVMDREKIWQDLAHWQRGSASQLTDRALALVEQALWDWAGRKFKQPVHKLIGGYRDKVLAYGSTMCGDDLPGGLSTPEEYGRFAEQLVARGYKAIKLHTWMPPISFAPDPKMDVRACAAVREAVGPDIALMLDGYHWYSRTDALYIGRELEKLNFAWFEEPMMEESAESYAWLAANLDIPVLGPESLGGKYMSRASWVGQGACDILRAGVAGVGGIAPCLKVAHLAESYGMHCEIHGNGAANLAVVGAIKNCDWYERGLLHPFLNYDDVPAYLNSIVDPMDSEGYVHLPDRPGLGEDINFAYIETNTVNRY from the coding sequence ATGAAGATCACTCAGGTCAATGTCGAGGTTTTCACCTATCCCACTCGCCGCAGCGTCGACGCTGCCGGTCATGCCCACCCAGGCGAAGAATCCCTGGCCAAAATGGCGTTGCTGCGCATCGCCACTGAAGACGGCACCGAAGGTTATGCCTTCGGCGCTCCCGAACTGATTCGTCCGCACATCATCGACAGCTTCGTGCGCAAGGTGCTGATCGGGCAGAACGTCATGGATCGCGAGAAGATCTGGCAAGACCTCGCCCACTGGCAGCGCGGCAGCGCCAGTCAGTTGACCGACCGCGCGCTGGCGCTCGTCGAGCAGGCGTTGTGGGATTGGGCAGGGCGCAAGTTCAAGCAGCCGGTTCACAAGCTGATTGGCGGCTATCGCGACAAGGTGCTGGCCTACGGTTCGACCATGTGCGGCGATGACCTGCCGGGCGGTCTGTCTACGCCGGAAGAGTACGGCCGCTTTGCCGAGCAACTGGTCGCCCGCGGCTACAAGGCGATCAAGCTGCATACCTGGATGCCGCCGATCTCCTTCGCGCCGGACCCGAAGATGGACGTGCGTGCCTGCGCTGCGGTGCGCGAAGCGGTCGGCCCGGATATCGCCCTGATGCTCGACGGCTATCACTGGTACAGCCGCACCGACGCCCTGTACATCGGTCGCGAGCTGGAGAAACTCAACTTCGCCTGGTTCGAAGAACCGATGATGGAAGAGTCTGCCGAGTCCTATGCCTGGCTGGCGGCCAATCTCGACATCCCGGTGCTCGGCCCGGAATCCCTCGGTGGCAAGTACATGAGCCGTGCCAGTTGGGTCGGGCAGGGCGCCTGTGACATCCTGCGCGCCGGCGTGGCCGGGGTCGGTGGTATTGCGCCGTGCCTGAAGGTTGCGCACCTGGCCGAATCCTATGGCATGCATTGCGAGATTCACGGCAACGGCGCCGCCAACCTGGCAGTGGTCGGCGCGATCAAGAACTGTGACTGGTACGAGCGCGGCCTGCTGCACCCGTTCCTCAACTACGACGACGTGCCTGCCTATCTGAACAGCATCGTCGACCCGATGGACAGCGAGGGCTACGTGCACCTGCCGGATCGTCCGGGCCTGGGCGAGGACATCAACTTCGCCTACATCGAGACGAACACCGTCAACCGGTACTGA
- a CDS encoding TonB-dependent siderophore receptor, producing MVHDDAKKVAAWWRVEHDVNDWLTLRQATRWDESDKQRYVVDLRDMRADGRTLRRRATDGKEAVRTLDMQFEAIARFATGGLQHTALVGFEYLEGDRHAGSDRAELADIDIYQPVYGAVPGTFSYGGGSEYELETQSLYLQDQIDLSSQWKLLVGARYDSTRQKNLTIENDYSEVPTSLDPENVSPRIGLVYQPNDQLSLYASYSTSFVPQGDIDRSGRPLDPEEGKQFEVGAKVELIPQRLSATLAAFQLTRENVASTDPENEDRSIQTGEQRVRGVELDIVGEPLDGWHIIANASVLNAELTKHTPTADSPVREGNKLQGVPTLSGSLWSSYQLQSGSLKGLGFGAGVIAVGAREGNLENSYDVSGYTRFDASLFYDLSEKVRVSLNGRNLTDREYLETVASTDGNYYGEPASLLATISAKF from the coding sequence CTGGTCCACGACGACGCCAAAAAGGTCGCTGCCTGGTGGCGTGTCGAGCATGACGTCAATGACTGGCTGACCCTGCGTCAGGCGACCCGCTGGGACGAGTCGGACAAACAGCGTTACGTCGTCGACCTACGCGATATGCGCGCCGACGGTCGCACCCTGCGCCGCCGCGCCACCGACGGCAAGGAAGCCGTACGCACCCTGGACATGCAGTTCGAGGCCATCGCCCGCTTCGCCACTGGCGGCCTGCAGCATACGGCCCTGGTCGGCTTCGAATACCTCGAAGGCGACCGCCATGCAGGCAGCGACCGCGCCGAATTGGCTGACATCGATATCTACCAGCCGGTCTACGGCGCGGTACCCGGTACGTTCAGCTACGGCGGCGGCTCGGAGTACGAGCTGGAAACCCAGAGCCTGTACCTGCAGGATCAGATCGATCTGAGCAGCCAGTGGAAACTGCTGGTCGGGGCACGCTACGACAGTACCCGGCAGAAAAACCTGACCATCGAAAACGACTACAGCGAGGTTCCTACCAGCCTCGATCCCGAAAATGTCTCCCCGCGCATCGGCCTTGTCTACCAGCCCAACGATCAACTGTCGCTCTATGCCAGCTACAGCACCTCGTTCGTCCCTCAGGGCGATATCGACCGCTCCGGTCGGCCGCTGGATCCAGAGGAAGGCAAGCAGTTCGAAGTCGGTGCCAAGGTCGAGCTGATTCCACAGCGCCTGAGCGCCACGCTGGCAGCGTTCCAGCTGACCCGCGAAAACGTCGCCAGTACCGACCCGGAAAATGAGGATCGCTCCATCCAGACTGGCGAGCAGCGCGTGCGCGGCGTCGAGCTGGATATCGTCGGCGAACCGCTGGACGGCTGGCACATCATCGCCAACGCCAGCGTGCTCAACGCCGAGCTGACCAAGCACACGCCCACCGCTGACTCACCGGTGCGTGAAGGCAACAAACTGCAGGGCGTACCGACCCTGAGCGGTTCGCTGTGGAGCAGCTACCAACTGCAATCCGGCAGCCTGAAAGGCTTGGGCTTCGGTGCCGGGGTGATCGCCGTTGGCGCCCGCGAGGGCAATCTGGAGAACAGCTACGACGTCTCCGGCTACACCCGCTTCGACGCCAGCCTGTTCTACGACCTCAGCGAAAAGGTTCGCGTCTCGCTCAACGGACGCAATCTCACTGATCGCGAGTACCTGGAAACCGTCGCCTCCACCGATGGCAACTACTACGGCGAACCGGCCTCGCTGCTGGCCACCATCAGCGCGAAATTCTAA
- a CDS encoding YqaE/Pmp3 family membrane protein, with product MDLIRILIAILLPPLGVFLQVGFGGAFWLNILLTLCGYFPGIIHAVYIIAKR from the coding sequence ATGGATCTGATCCGCATTCTGATCGCCATTCTTCTTCCGCCTCTCGGCGTTTTCCTGCAGGTCGGCTTCGGCGGTGCCTTCTGGCTGAACATCCTGCTGACGCTGTGCGGCTATTTCCCGGGTATCATTCACGCGGTGTATATCATCGCCAAACGCTGA